CGCTTGATGCTGGCTACCGCCGAACAGCCGGAAGGGACAGAAGTCAAAGTTCAATGCCCGGTTCTGTCATTACAGACTGCCACCGAACACTTTACCCATTGTATCAGGACGGGAGAAACTCCCTGGGGGTTGTGTGCTCCGGAGACGAGCCTGGAAGCACAACGGATTCTGGAAGCAGGAATGCAACAGCTGAACCAGAGATAACTCCAATTGAGACCTGTTTTTAGAAACAGGGCCTTTTATTGATCCCGCCAGAGTCCTAGAATGGAAGCAGATTATAAGCCTGAATCCGGTTGAGCGCCGCGTTTTCAAAAGCCGTCGAACCTCAACCGCTAAGGTTCTATGAAATACGCACCAGACTCTTACATAAGGATTTTATCATGTCACCGTCGCATGCAAAAGCGGGTGAAGTGCTTACTGTTGCCCCTCTCGGATCTGCTCTGGAGTCGACGAAAACAACGACCCTGATCAAGACCGAAGATCTGGAGGTCATTCGCCTGATCATCAAAGCAGGGAAGACCCTGCCCAATCATTCTGCGCCAGGCGTCTTAATAGTCCAATGTCTGGAAGGCCATGTCCGTTTTAAATGTCTGGGGGAAGACCACGACCTTAAAGCCGGGCAACTGCTTTATCTTCCCCAGGCCGAAACTCACGCCGTCGAATGTATCGAATCAGCGGCGTTACTGTTGACGATTGTTCCTTCTCACTCCAAAAAACCGCCACTCAATAGAGTGGACGAAGCCTCTGATGAATCGTTCCCGGCAAGTGACCCTCCCGCCTGGACCGGAGTAAAAGGCTCCTGAAATCAGATTTCAGACCGGTAACAAACTGTGGTTTTCATCAGCGTTTTTCCGGAAGTTGCCAGCGTATCTTCCCAGGACAGGCCGGGGTCCTTAAAATTGAGGGAGGCCTGTGTAAATCGATTTTCTAAGACATCGTTTTCACAGGGTTCCTGTCACCCGGCTACTGGACGAGGAGTGTGCTATGAGAACCATTCTATTAATCATTGTATCAGGCCTTATTTTCACAGGTTTGGAAAACGAGAACAGGACTCTCCCACTCTTGTCATCTCAAGCGTTAGATCTGCATGCGGCAAAGCCACCCGTTAAAAAGAATCCGACTCAGGAGCAGATTTCGGAATTCATGCGAACCAAGCTGGACAGCTCAAA
The sequence above is a segment of the Gimesia algae genome. Coding sequences within it:
- a CDS encoding cupin domain-containing protein; amino-acid sequence: MSPSHAKAGEVLTVAPLGSALESTKTTTLIKTEDLEVIRLIIKAGKTLPNHSAPGVLIVQCLEGHVRFKCLGEDHDLKAGQLLYLPQAETHAVECIESAALLLTIVPSHSKKPPLNRVDEASDESFPASDPPAWTGVKGS